The window GCGGTCTTGGCGCGGCGTCACGCGGGCGTGCGCTTCGCGGTTGCGAAACTTGGGCGCTTGTGCGTCTTTGGGGTACCACACCGCACCGCGAAACACACCGCCCAGCCCGGCGATGCGCGTGCCGCAGGGCAGCGTGACCACACGGCCGTGCAGGTTGCGCTCGCTCACTTCGTCGTGCCACACGTTGGCAAAGTTGTCCGCATGGTCGGTGTCGTGGTTGCCGTGGATGAACCAGACGCGCTCCCAAATGGCTTCCAGTTCGATGTGCAGCGGCCGAGCCGGTTCCAAGTCGCCCAGCAAGATCACGGCGCGGGCGTGGGTTTGCAAGGCGGCATCGAGGATGTGCTGCCATTGGCCGTGGGGGTCGCCGCAGAAGAGGAGGGGGCCGGGGTGTCGGTGTTGCATCGGTTGGAAAGAATAACCCCGAAATTCAAACATCAGACGTTGGATTTTCGGGGTTAAGGGACTGTGCGTGCGCATCTTGGGGGATTTGTCTTGCTTGTCGTTGCTTTGGAAAGCCTGAGGATTCATCGCCTGTCGAATGTGGTGTTTACAAGGTAACACCTTTTCATATAATCAATGCAATAGGAGCCCCAAAATGCCGACCTTCTCTGTCAAATTGGACGAACAATCCCGCGCCAAGGTGCAAGCTGCGGCCAGTCAACGTGGTGTGACGCCGCACGCCTTCATGGTGCAGGCCATTGAGTTGGCCGTGACTCGCTCTGAAGAAGAGGACGCTTTGGTTCAGCGTGCTTTGCAGGCGCGGCAAAACTTGCTGCAAACAGGCGTGGTTTTGGATGGAAGTGCAATGGCCGAATACCTGAAAGACAAGGTGCGAGGCGGCACGCGCAAGCGACCTGCGGCACAAGGGCTTGAGAAGTTGCTGGCCCCGCGGTCATGACGCTACTGGTGCATTCTCCGGAGGCGGCTAACGATCTCGAGGAGCTGGTAGATTTTTTGTTGGCAAGTCGACCTGAGCACGCGGTTGAAACGGTGGACTTGGTGCTGGATGCTTTGTCAGTGTTAGAGCGCCATCCGTTGATGGGGCGCCCCGTGGCACAGGGTATGCGCGAGCTCGTTATCTCACGCGGAAGATCGGGTTATCTGGCGCTGTATGCTTTTGACGCCGCAGCCGATGTGGTGTTCGTGCTGGCCATCAAGCACCAGCGGGAGCAAGATTATCACTGAGGTTTTTTGACCTTCGTCCCCATTGATGTCATCACCGGTCGTCCAAAAATCAATCGCTCAGCAATTCCACATAGGCTTGGTAGCTGTAATGACGGTTCTTTTTTTGCCCAGTCTGCTCGACCACGATGCCGAGCTTTTCCAGTGTTTTGACCGCCGCATTGGCTGTGGGGAACGTGGTTCCCAGTTTTTCGCAGACTTGATCGATGGAAAAAATGGGCATCAATGGCAAGAGTTCAAATAGACGAAGACTGGCTGGCGTGATTCTGGGCTCTTGGAGCAGGCGACGTCGGTCGGTATTGATCAGGCTGGCCAATGCGACGATGCCACGCTCTGCGGTGTCTGCAGCGCGTGCGACACCTTCCAGGAAAAAAGCCACCCAGCCTTCCCAATCACCATCCGTGCGGACTGCAGAAAGTCGTCGGTAGTATTCGGCTTGATGCTGTTTGAGGT is drawn from Limnohabitans sp. 63ED37-2 and contains these coding sequences:
- a CDS encoding type II toxin-antitoxin system RelE/ParE family toxin, which gives rise to MTLLVHSPEAANDLEELVDFLLASRPEHAVETVDLVLDALSVLERHPLMGRPVAQGMRELVISRGRSGYLALYAFDAAADVVFVLAIKHQREQDYH
- a CDS encoding CopG family ribbon-helix-helix protein; this encodes MPTFSVKLDEQSRAKVQAAASQRGVTPHAFMVQAIELAVTRSEEEDALVQRALQARQNLLQTGVVLDGSAMAEYLKDKVRGGTRKRPAAQGLEKLLAPRS
- a CDS encoding metallophosphoesterase family protein, coding for MQHRHPGPLLFCGDPHGQWQHILDAALQTHARAVILLGDLEPARPLHIELEAIWERVWFIHGNHDTDHADNFANVWHDEVSERNLHGRVVTLPCGTRIAGLGGVFRGAVWYPKDAQAPKFRNREAHARVTPRQDRWQGSVHLKHWSSIYPDEVEQLATQQADILITHEAPGYHEHGFKELDTLARRMGVRMTVHGHQHDNLDSSAQWDTQGFQSFGVGLRGVMAFDAVNFS